The following are encoded in a window of Magnolia sinica isolate HGM2019 chromosome 11, MsV1, whole genome shotgun sequence genomic DNA:
- the LOC131219317 gene encoding pentatricopeptide repeat-containing protein At1g26460, mitochondrial has translation MRFKMSILSRTQALLSNTYKCPTNPFRKISTFQSLFQEPQLLQDPSPSTPLPPNPSSGSPLYQENWRNPNPVPNTSLSQSLIVPLGFPSLTIQSLSQTLDVASLMNVFADWMTSQRWADLKQLFEFWIRSLDKNGKPNKPDVNLYNHYLRANLMIGASAGELLDLVAQMEDYGIGPNTASYNLVLKAMYQARENEAAEKLLDRMLLTGKESLPDDESYDLVIGLLFLVNEIDSALKYLDLTLKSGYMVSIRVFTDCVWSCVNAGRLDTLASIIERCKAMDQNKALCPSWNLCNFIADVALQADNSKLAFYALEFLAKWIARGENARPAVLLSVDEGLVASAFGTAGRTYNATLLDASWAILRRSLRQKRAPNPESYLGKIYAHASLGNLQRAFSTLHEFENAYGNSTEAEEDVLSPFTSLYPLVVACSKDGFATLDSVYFQLENLSRADPPYKSVAALNCIILGCANIWDLDRAYQTFEAISGAFGLTPDIHSYNALMSAFGKLKKTFEASRVFEHLTSLGVKPNAMSYSLLVGAHLINRDPKAAVSVIDEMVKAGFTPSKEILKKVRRRCARESDYESDQQVQSLAQKFKYRMGTEIRREMLFGLEYTTNYP, from the exons ATGCGGTTTAAAATGTCAATCCTCTCAAGAACTCAAGCTCTACTCTCCAACACCTATAAATGCCCCACTAATCCCTTCCGGAagatctcaaccttccaatccctGTTCCAAGAGCCCCAGCTCCTCCAAGATCCCTCTCCTTCCACTCCGTTGCCCCCAAATCCCTCCTCCGGAAGTCCTCTCTACCAAGAGAACTGGCGAAACCCTAACCCTGTCCCTAACACTAGCCTCTCCCAATCCCTCATCGTCCCGCTCGGCTTCCCTTCTTTGACGATCCAATCCCTCTCCCAAACCCTAGATGTCGCCAGCCTCATGAACGTCTTCGCCGATTGGATGACATCGCAGCGGTGGGCTGATCTCAAGCAGCTGTTCGAGTTCTGGATCCGGTCTCTAGACAAGAACGGGAAGCCGAACAAGCCCGATGTGAATCTGTACAATCACTACCTGAGGGCTAACCTCATGATCGGCGCATCAGCCGGGGAGCTGCTGGATCTGGTAGCGCAGATGGAGGATTACGGTATTGGGCCGAACACTGCTTCATATAATCTCGTGCTCAAGGCGATGTACCAGGCTAGGGAGAACGAGGCCGCTGAGAAGTTGCTCGATCG GATGCTGCTGACAGGAAAGGAGTCGCTGCCAGATGATGAATCATACGACTTGGTTATCGGATTACTCTTTTTAGTAAATGAAATTGATTCTGCTTTGAAATATTTAGATTTGACTCTGAAATCGGGTTATATGGTGTCAATAAGGGTGTTTACTGATTGTGTGTGGAGTTGTGTAAATGCTGGCAGGTTGGATACTTTGGCATCCATCATAGAGAGGTGCAag GCGATGGATCAAAATAAAGCCTTGTGCCCAAGCTGGAATCTATGCAATTTCATTGCAGATGTTGCACTGCAAGCAGATAATAGCAAGCTAGCTTTCTATGCCTTGGAATTCTTGGCTAAATGGATTGCTCGTGGTGAGAATGCTAGACCCGCTGTTCTTCTTTCTGTTGATGAAGGATTGGTTGCGTCAGCATTTGGAACTGCTGGCAGGACGTACAATGCTACTCTTTTGGATGCTTCTTGGGCAATTCTACGGCGTTCTTTGCGTCAGAAAAGGGCACCAAACCCAGAATCATACCTTGGAAAAATATATGCTCATGCATCACTGGGGAATTTGCAACGGGCTTTCAGTACACTTCATGAATTTGAAAATGCATATGGAAATTCTACTGAAGCAGAAGAAGACGTATTATCTCCATTTACCTCTTTATATCCATTGGTTGTAGCATGCTCCAAGGATGGGTTTGCAACATTagactc GGTGTATTTTCAATTGGAGAATTTAAGTCGTGCAGATCCTCCTTACAAGTCTGTTGCTGCTCTGAACTGTATAATATTAGGTTGTGCAAACATATGGGACCTTGACCGGGCCTACCAGACTTTTGAAGCCATCAGCGGTGCTTTTGGATTGACACCCGACATCCATTCCTATAATGCTTTGATGAGTGCATTTGGAAAGCTCAAGAAG ACATTTGAAGCTTCAAGGGTGTTTGAGCATCTGACTAGCTTGGGTGTGAAGCCAAATGCAATGTCATATTCATTGCTTGTTGGTGCACATCTTATCAACCGGGACCCAAAGGCTGCTGTCTCTGTGATCGATGAGATG GTGAAAGCTGGTTTTACTCCCTCAAAGGAGATTCTTAAAAAGGTGAGAAGGCGCTGTGCCCGAGAATCTGATTACGAGAGTGATCAACAGGTGCAGTCTCTGGCCCAGAAGTTCAAGTACCGAATGGGCACTGAAATCCGTAGAGAAATGCTGTTTGGGCTCGAGTATACCACCAATTACCCTTAG